In the genome of Streptomyces sp. NBC_00259, the window TCCTGGCGGTGCCCGCACTGATCTACCTGCTCGGCTTCACCCCGGCCGCCGCCACCACCGCCAGCCTGATCATCGTCACCGCCACCTCGCTCACCGCCCTGTACGCCCACGCCCGCACCGGCAACGTCCGCTGGAAAGCCGGCGCCCTCTTCGCCGCAGCCGGACTCCTGCCCGCCGCCGCCGCTGGAGCCGCCGCATCTCGCCTGCCCCAGCCCGTGCTGACTGCCGCGTTCGCCGCCATCGCCGCACTCGCCGCCGTCAATATGCTCCGCCCCGGCGACGCCGCCACCGGCTCGGCAGCCAGCGGGACGAGGCCCGCCAAGGCCGCCGGCACCGGCGCTGGACTGGGCGCGCTGACCGGACTGCTCGGGGTCGGTGGAGGCTTCCTCGCCGTCCCGGCCCTGGTCACCGTGCTGGCGTTCGAGATGCAGGCCGCCGTCGGCACCAGCCTGCTGGTCATCTCGGCGAACTCGCTGGCTTCCCTGGCCACCCGCGGCTCCACCACAGTCGGCATCGACTGGGCGGTGATCGGCCCCTTCACCGGGGCGGCGATCTTGGGCGCCTGGGACGGCAAGCGCCTGGCAGCCAAGGTCACCGGCACGCTCCTGCAGCGCACCTTCGCCGTCGTGCTGCTGGCCGTGGCTGCCTTCATGCTGATCGACGCCCTCACCTGACGAGCCAGGCGGCGATTCGGTGCCGCAGCACCACGGCTCAGGCCAGAGAGAGGAACAGTTTCTCCAGCCGGGTGCGCATCTGCTCCCGGTCACCGGAAGCGGCCATGTCCGCATCGGTCAGGCAGTGCTGCAGACCGGTGGCGATAATCGCAAAACCCGCCTTGTCCAATGCCCGGGACGCCGCCGCGAGCTGCGTGACCACGTCCTCGCAGTCCCGTCCCTCCTCGATCATCTTGATCACACCGGCGATCTGGCCCTGC includes:
- a CDS encoding sulfite exporter TauE/SafE family protein — encoded protein: MSALILALIAGAVVGLALGALGGGGSVLAVPALIYLLGFTPAAATTASLIIVTATSLTALYAHARTGNVRWKAGALFAAAGLLPAAAAGAAASRLPQPVLTAAFAAIAALAAVNMLRPGDAATGSAASGTRPAKAAGTGAGLGALTGLLGVGGGFLAVPALVTVLAFEMQAAVGTSLLVISANSLASLATRGSTTVGIDWAVIGPFTGAAILGAWDGKRLAAKVTGTLLQRTFAVVLLAVAAFMLIDALT
- a CDS encoding metal-sensitive transcriptional regulator, with protein sequence MELAMAAEELKTVVNRLRRAQGQIAGVIKMIEEGRDCEDVVTQLAAASRALDKAGFAIIATGLQHCLTDADMAASGDREQMRTRLEKLFLSLA